The proteins below come from a single Thermogemmatispora onikobensis genomic window:
- a CDS encoding helix-turn-helix domain-containing protein codes for MKRERGQRWEENSALRKAREERGWSREYLASVLGTNAFTIYRWESGRAYPGPYFRQKLCAAFGYEPTALGLTGRKRHATPPLGEPTNPHPQPTPSSTPPLSTFWSHLPLQGRTALLNQLRNSPRLAARLAPHRIVPVPPLEPAAALELLRMLAPQAVNQEPALAMRLVEAVGGLPLAILLLGSHLYEESLYEQPRRIAAAFRCLLERPARWFSLCLPASGNHAGLLRESLQRSLARLPSAALALLHSLAVFSPQPNSFSEEAAAAVCLCEATTFTMALDLLCDSGLLECRAARYSLHPVVGAYLRLDQPELSAAERHLVDYYAALVRQQLAAGSPPSLVEQENLQTALQLAKQHTLCAEQHLLQAALEALE; via the coding sequence ATGAAGCGCGAAAGGGGCCAGCGCTGGGAAGAGAACAGCGCTTTGAGAAAGGCGCGCGAAGAGCGTGGCTGGAGCCGTGAATATCTGGCCAGTGTGCTTGGCACCAACGCCTTTACGATCTACCGCTGGGAAAGTGGTAGGGCCTATCCAGGTCCCTATTTCCGTCAGAAGCTCTGTGCTGCCTTCGGATACGAGCCCACAGCTCTTGGCCTCACTGGCAGAAAGCGGCATGCCACTCCTCCCTTGGGGGAGCCGACGAACCCGCATCCGCAGCCAACACCTTCTTCCACGCCGCCTTTGTCTACATTTTGGTCGCATCTGCCCTTGCAGGGACGCACAGCTCTATTGAATCAGCTGCGGAATTCGCCACGCCTGGCTGCCCGTCTTGCTCCCCATCGCATTGTACCGGTGCCGCCGCTAGAGCCAGCAGCGGCTCTGGAATTGCTACGGATGCTCGCGCCTCAAGCTGTGAACCAGGAGCCAGCCCTGGCCATGCGCTTAGTCGAAGCTGTTGGCGGCTTGCCTCTGGCCATCTTACTCCTGGGCAGTCACCTCTATGAGGAGTCGCTGTACGAGCAACCGCGCCGTATTGCAGCGGCTTTTCGCTGTCTTCTTGAGCGGCCTGCTCGCTGGTTCTCGCTCTGCTTGCCAGCGAGTGGCAACCATGCCGGCCTGCTCAGGGAGAGCCTGCAGCGCAGTCTTGCTCGTTTGCCTTCCGCTGCCCTGGCTCTTCTCCATTCCCTGGCTGTTTTCTCTCCCCAACCTAACAGCTTTAGCGAGGAGGCTGCCGCTGCAGTTTGTCTGTGTGAGGCGACGACCTTCACTATGGCGCTCGATCTCCTCTGTGATAGCGGCCTGCTGGAATGTCGGGCCGCCCGTTATAGCCTGCACCCGGTGGTTGGCGCCTATCTTCGGCTTGATCAGCCCGAGCTGAGCGCCGCCGAGCGCCATTTAGTTGACTACTACGCCGCCCTGGTCCGGCAGCAGCTCGCTGCGGGCAGCCCTCCATCGCTCGTTGAGCAAGAGAATCTTCAGACCGCTCTGCAGCTAGCAAAGCAGCACACGCTATGCGCAGAGCAACATCTCCTGCAGGCGGCTCTCGAGGCCCTGGAGTAA